One Nicotiana tomentosiformis chromosome 1, ASM39032v3, whole genome shotgun sequence genomic window, CTCTACTTATTTGATAGAATTCCTTAGTTAAACTTTAGTAGTAATTATAGACATAATTGAACAACCACTCTTTGTTTGAAGATTGCATTAAGAATCATCGAGTTTGCATGCATTTGGACACTCTAACACACACCTACTCCTTGTGGGATTCAACCCCAacctttgttgggtttattattgctaaCGGACCTGCTACTTTCAAATAGAGAGTAGGCTTAGATGTCATCAATTTTTgccgccgttgccggggagtacGGTGTTCTTGTGTTATTTTGTTATTGTGTGTTTTCTTGAGTTCTTATCTTTTCTTAGTGATACTTTGATTCGTGTGTGCTTGTTGTAGGTTACCAATGGCGAACAACAATGACCTTGGTGATTTGCCTTGTGGGGCCTTTGATGAAGATATGGTAGATTAAGAAACGACTCCAGTTCAAGGAAATCGGCGTGGTTGAGGTCAAAACCAACACCAACCTCCGCCGCATCCACCATCACCTCCACATGGCCAACTGGCTCAACAATATGCCACACTAAATGATGGCTATGCAAGTACAATTGTCTCCCCTCGCATTAGGGCAGGAAATTTTCAAATTATAAATGTCATGCTCACCTTGCTTGAGCAAAGAGGCTACTTCACCGGAGCACCTCATCAAAATGCATACAAGCACTTAAAGGGATTCGTAGATGCTTGTTGGGAAAATAAGCAAACAAATGTGTCCGAGCACTCTTTGAAGATGAGGTTACTTCCTTTCTCCCTAAGAGgaaaagccttggattggttggAGCGCTTAccaaaccattctatccatacttgggatgagttggcggagacgtttattgccaaattcttctcacccgggcacatggctacattGAGAATTCAACCAAGAACCGAATGAGCCACTTCATGAAATTTGGGAATGCTATAGAACCATGGGGAAGGAATGTCCTAACAATAATATAACCGAGAACATGATGCAACAAACCTTCTaccgtgggattaacacaaccaatcaATACGTAGTGAACTAATCTACCGGTGGAAACTTTATGACCACGCCTTACCCAGAGGCTTGTTCCATACTTGATGAGATGGTGGAGACGTCATCCCCTTGGCAATCccgagcaaatgttcctcaaggggATCCGAATATAATTCACCTCAACAAGGAGTTGCAAGATCATGGTCAAGCCATTGCCGAGCATCGCGGCAAGTACATGTCGTGGAAGGTATTCATGTCTTGGGTTCTAAGCAAAATATGAAGGGTAATCAACGCCAACCTCAAGAGAAGATGTACTCATAAGATAACAAACGCTACActcaagatgattcttatcaaGAGAAAAATGAGTAAGTTCAATTTATGAGCAACTATCAAAATCAACGAGGTAATTTTCAAGGATCTAGCCAAGGACAATGGAGGGAGAGTAATAACCAAAGTGCTTGGGGAAATAACAATCAAGGAACTTGGGtaaataacaatcaaggaaaccaaCCTCCTCCATATAACAACCAAGGTTACTCTTCGACTGATAACCAACTTTTAGGGATGATCGAAAGGATGCTCAAAAATCAAAAGTACTCTGACAAAGAGAGGTGAGAAATGAATCAAGTGGTGGCTTCTTATACCACTTAAATCAAGCAAATTGAGACTCAATTGGGTCAAATATTATCTCAATTGAATATGACACCACAAGGATCATTGCCTAGTGACACAATTCCAAATCCAAAGAGAGATGGGGGCATAAAGCGAGTGTTTGTCATTTCCACAAGGCGGAGCAAAATTCTAAAGAAGAGATCCATTGTAGTtaaggatgatgatgatgaagaggaGTTGCCTCTCAAATATGCTTTTCCTAAAGTCAAGAATCCCAAAGTTCCTAAGGTTTCTCTTCACAAGATTGATGATACTCCTAAAGTTTATGAAGTTCCTAAGCAAAATGTACCTCTCATGGTCAATGAGACACCCGAGGTGGTTGAAGTTCCCAAGTGTGAAGTGCCAATTGTAAGTCCTATTATTGTTGAAGAGATTCACCAAGCACCAAGAACTTCTCAAAATGACAAAGAAGTCCCTTCAAAAGAGAACAAACCAAGCAATGAGGCAAGAAAGGAGGCACCTAGAGTGTACAAGCAATTACCGAGACTGCCTCCTCCATTTTCACAAAGATTTGCAAAGCAACAACAAGAAGGTCAATTGCAACAGTTCTATGATATGTTGAATCAAATCACCATCAGTGTGCATTTTGTGGAAGCTCTTGAAAATATGTTGGGTTATGCTaaattcatgaaggacttggtcacTAAGAAGAATAATATTAATTTTGAGACCATCAAGGTCACCCACCAATATAGTGCAAGAATCTCACAAATCG contains:
- the LOC104099007 gene encoding uncharacterized protein; its protein translation is MTPQGSLPSDTIPNPKRDGGIKRVFVISTRRSKILKKRSIVVKDDDDEEELPLKYAFPKVKNPKVPKVSLHKIDDTPKVYEVPKQNVPLMVNETPEVVEVPKCEVPIVSPIIVEEIHQAPRTSQNDKEVPSKENKPSNEARKEAPRVYKQLPRLPPPFSQRFAKQQQEGQLQQFYDMLNQITISVHFVEALENMLGYAKFMKDLVTKKNNINFETIKVTHQYSARISQIGVKKMEDSGDFTIPCAIGLTSFAKALCDLGASNNLMPYAVFKKLDLGDPRPTTMKLLMAYRTLKKPLGVIDDVLVKVDRFYFPANFVILDYEVDVEIPIILGRPFLATGRAICDVKAGELKFRLNDEETIFHIQKSMKQPMIMV